The following proteins are encoded in a genomic region of Nymphalis io chromosome 8, ilAglIoxx1.1, whole genome shotgun sequence:
- the LOC126770205 gene encoding ankyrin repeat and MYND domain-containing protein 2 yields MDNKSEDSALPEKTIFNTIAQGDLTEFKNILAQHKGSVDFFDENGMTALQHAAYKGSKDMVQLLLDRGADVNSGKHEYNYTALHFGALSGNSEVCKLLLDAGAKPTATNSVGRTASQMAAFVGNHHTVATINNYIPTSEISYYSMSQGQQSEPYLQPFLVEPLHKFVLGVNIHPVRLALNLQHLPALLDNAEKVSKVLEMLCKKEMTRGSDTNEVMAFKYHYLAYILRELNNIRDKQKPNIEIKEDKKHDIVEVFAKKLLKPGKDGVSLDLMDSFLKDCVREFPYRECTTFHQMVSSLTSKDPPPALSVINCTINGQRGFVDAIPYCSTCGEEKPAKKCSKCKTVQYCDRECQRLHWFVHKKACNRESSVPITNSKPAVDATEITAELQNLVAG; encoded by the exons ATGGACAATAAATCTGAAGATTCAGCTCTACCCGAGAAAACAATATTCAATACCATAGCCCAAGGTGATCTGACCGAATTTAAGAATATCCTCGCTCAACATAAGGGCAGCGTCGATTTCTTCGACGAAAATGGCATGACGGCACTTCAGCACGCCGCTTATAAGGGTAGTAAAGATATGGTGCAATTACTGCTTGATAGG GGTGCGGACGTAAATTCCGGTAAACATGAATACAATTATACTGCATTACATTTTGGTGCTCTGTCTGGGAATTCAGAGGTATGTAAGTTACTGTTAGATGCTGGAGCTAAACCGACTGCAACAAACTCCGTGGGGCGCACTGCCTCTCAAATGGCAGCTTTCGTTGGTAACCACCACACTGTGGCTACTATTAACAACTATATACCAACTAGTGAGATCTCTTACTACTCAATGTCTCAAGGGCAGCAATCAGAACCATATCTGCAACCATTCCTCGTTGAACCTCTCCATAAATTTGTCCTTGGTGTTAACATTCATCCAGTTAGGTTGGCTCTAAACCTACAACATTTGCCGGCTTTATTAGATAATGCAGAGAAAGTAAGTAAAGTTCTCGAGATGCTTTGTAAAAAAGAAATGACCAGAGGAAGTGATACAAATGAAGTGATGGCATTCAAATATCATTACCTCGCTTACATTTTAAgagaattaaacaatattagaGACAAGCAGAAACCTAATATTGAAATCAAAGAAGATAAGAAACATGACATTGTTGAAGTTTTTGCTAAAAAGCTCTTAAAGCCTGGTAAAGATGGTGTTTCATTAGATCTGATGGATTCATTCCTCAAAGATTGTGTGCGTGAGTTTCCTTACAGAGAATGTACAACTTTCCATCAGATGGTGAGTTCATTAACAAGCAAGGACCCTCCACCGGCCTTATCAGTCATCAACTGTACAATAAACGGTCAGAGAGGATTCGTAGATGCTATCCCTTATTGTAGTACTTGTGGTGAAGAGAAACCAGCTAAGAAGTGCTCGAAATGTAAAACAGTACAGTACTGTGATCGGGAATGTCAACGCCTTCATTGGTTTGTTCATAAAAAGGCTTGTAACAGAGAATCAAGTGTACCCATCACCAATTCCAAACCTGCTGTTGATGCGACTGAGATAACCGCTGAGTTACAAAATCTGGTTGCTggatag
- the LOC126770182 gene encoding sodium-dependent dopamine transporter has product MSLKTPTPGVGERETWGKKVDFLLSVIGFAVDLANVWRFPYLCYKNGGGAFLVPYCIMLVVGGIPLFYMELALGQFHRKGAITCWGRLVPLLKGIGYAVVLIAFYVDFYYNVIIAWALRFFFASFTTMLPWTNCNNEWNTPACQPFEANWESINVNKTTRHHNSSASNTPQTTPFTSAASEYFNRAILELHRSEGLHDLGPIKWDLALCLLAVYIICYFSLWKGISTSGKVVWFTALFPYAVLLILLVRGITLPGSATGIQYYLSPNFEAITQPQVWVDAATQVFFSLGPGFGVLLAYASYNKYHNNVYQDAILTSVINSCTSFIAGFVIFSVLGYMAHTSGKDVQDVATEGPGLVFIVYPAAIATMPGSTFWALIFFMMLLTLGLDSSFGGSEAIITALSDEFPPIGRHRELFVACLFTLYFFVGLTSCTTGGFYFFQLLDRYAAGYSMLVAVFFEAIAVSWIYGTERFCEDIRDMIGFRPGLYWRICWRFAAPAFLLFITVYGLMDYEPLQYDNYVYPFWANALGWFIAGSSVICIPTVAIYKILTTKGTFLERLRILTTPYADTEHSAVHNGVVVSESGGVRLASAVTTPGTPPATDPSATSAPSVRDQPALV; this is encoded by the exons GAGCCTTCTTGGTGCCATATTGCATCATGTTAGTGGTGGGAGGGATACCGCTTTTCTACATGGAGCTAGCTTTAGGGCAGTTCCATCGCAAAGGAGCCATCACTTGCTGGGGCAGGCTCGTGCCACTGCTTAAAG GTATTGGATACGCGGTGGTTCTGATAGCATTCTATGTggacttttattataatgtcataATCGCTTGGGCTTTACGTTTCTTCTTCGCATCATTCACAACCATGTTACCTTGGACCAACTGCAACAATGAGTGGAATACACCTGCATGTCAACCg TTCGAAGCTAATTGGGAGTCTATAAACGTAAACAAAACCACACGCCACCACAACTCTTCAGCGTCAAACACTCCACAAACGACACCATTTACATCAGCCGCTTCagaatattttaa TCGGGCAATACTGGAACTGCACAGGAGTGAAGGCTTACATGATTTGGGTCCCATTAAGTGGGACTTGGCACTATGTCTTCTGGcggtttatataatttgttacttttcATTGTGGAAAGGCATCAGCACATCTGGCAAA gtaGTATGGTTTACAGCTTTATTTCCTTACGCTGTACTTCTGATACTGTTAGTACGTGGAATAACTCTACCGGGTTCTGCTACTGGCATTCAGTATTACTTAAGTCCTAATTTCGAGGCTATTACTCAACCTCAG GTATGGGTCGATGCAGCTAcacaagtatttttttctttgggtCCAGGATTTGGTGTTCTCTTGGCTTACGCTTCTTACAATAAATACCACAACAACGTGTATCA GGATGCGATTCTAACTAGCGTTATCAACTCTTGCACTTCATTCATCGCTGGATTTGTTATCTTCAGCGTGCTGGGTTACATGGCCCACACGTCTGGTAAGGATGTTCAAGATGTAGCCACTGAAGGACCGGGTCTCGTATTTATCGTGTACCCAGCTGCTATAGCAACTATGCCAGGGTCTACATTCTGGGCACTCATATTCTTTATGATGTTGCTGACACTGGGACTGGATAGCTCT TTCGGTGGATCCGAGGCAATAATAACCGCTCTAAGCGATGAGTTTCCTCCAATCGGACGACATCGAGAACTGTTCGTGGCCTGCCTCTTCACCCTGTACTTCTTCGTTGGCTTAACGTCTTGCACTACGGGAGGCTTCTACTTCTTCCAACTCCTTGATCGATACGCGGCTGGATATTCTATGCTTGTTGCTGTTTTCTTTGAAGCAATTGCTGTTTCTTGGATCTATG GTACCGAAAGATTCTGCGAGGATATCCGTGACATGATTGGTTTCCGACCTGGTCTCTATTGGAGAATCTGCTGGCGTTTTGCCGCCCCAGCGTTCCTCTTGTTTATCACTGTGTATGGCCTGATGGATTATGAGCCTTTACAATATGATAACTACGTGTACCCATTCTGGGCGAACGCGCTTGGCTGGTTCATCGCAGGATCAAGCGTCATTTGTATACCAACCGTGGCTATTTACAAGATCCTCACAACTAAAGGAACTTTCTTAGAG CGTCTGCGCATCCTGACGACACCTTACGCGGACACGGAACACAGCGCGGTCCACAACGGCGTGGTGGTATCGGAGAGTGGTGGCGTGCGGCTGGCATCAGCCGTCACCACCCCCGGTACGCCACCCGCCACCGACCCATCGGCTACCTCCGCCCCCTCCGTGCGTGACCAGCCTGCACTCGTCTGA